A single Heliomicrobium undosum DNA region contains:
- a CDS encoding methylated-DNA--[protein]-cysteine S-methyltransferase codes for MALHRTYYRTAIGLIEIRGTERGIEGVSFVEADEGPQETDLEEKDLEEKRPKGDGAGGEGQRDGEKALPACLQACVQQLDEYFQGARQSFSLALALQGTAFQRRVWEALAAIPFGETRSYREIAEAIGNPKAVRAVGGANHNNPVGIIVPCHRVIGSDGSLTGYGGGLWRKEWLLNHEKAGR; via the coding sequence ATGGCGTTGCACCGGACCTATTACCGGACTGCCATCGGCTTGATCGAGATCCGGGGGACGGAGCGGGGGATCGAGGGCGTTTCCTTTGTGGAGGCCGATGAAGGCCCCCAAGAAACCGACCTCGAAGAAAAGGACCTCGAAGAAAAGCGTCCCAAAGGCGACGGCGCCGGAGGTGAGGGCCAGCGTGACGGCGAAAAGGCGCTGCCTGCATGCCTGCAGGCCTGTGTCCAACAGTTGGACGAGTATTTTCAAGGCGCCCGTCAGAGCTTCTCCCTGGCGCTGGCGCTTCAAGGGACAGCTTTCCAACGGCGCGTGTGGGAGGCTTTGGCCGCGATCCCCTTTGGGGAGACCCGTTCCTACCGGGAGATCGCCGAAGCCATCGGCAATCCCAAAGCCGTGCGGGCCGTCGGCGGCGCCAACCACAACAACCCCGTCGGCATCATCGTCCCTTGCCACCGCGTCATCGGCAGCGACGGAAGCCTGACCGGATACGGCGGCGGCCTGTGGCGAAAAGAGTGGCTGCTCAACCACGAAAAAGCCGGGCGGTAA